In the genome of Massilia sp. PAMC28688, one region contains:
- a CDS encoding CHASE domain-containing protein — MARNWPALGRLLLKGAGLPLSLLIAMSLYVAAERAVSTDARLQFDVITRSAQASLNMRIHAHADVLRGLAATFQTHDAPLTRDQFRRYVAALDMQKNFPAIEVVTFASYVPHAQRAAFVAAVRADDSLVPGGYPAFDITPPGVRDAYTVIDFVEPPDAQVARMGRDLGADPRRAGILAAVRDSGRLSSSGLPIVHTLPDPHVVVGIRLPVYRSGAAYHTVAERRAAYLGSVGIGLSVPVLVQGALDEFVMHGTQVAVYADGEAERAKRALQIGPADRLLAGAGGVLQALPALPPGGGGYLETVLPVDFHGKPWKVQFRIPRDNLVQGLDRYFPLVALLAGFTVSMLFSAFITTLFRSRRAAVEQRVLLDSVLDSVDAHVYMKDRERRYLYVNARTARAMGIPAENIIGKLDRDVLPPAKADAYWEQDKQIFADGQPHPGQLVEYTQPDGDVRMLWTVKVPIVHDGKVNAVIGLSTDVTELHTLKAQADAASRAKSNFLSNMSHEIRTPMNSIIGMSHLALKSVTHPKQRDYLEKIYHSSQHLLGIINDILDFSKIEAGKLELEMLDFGIDTLMQNVVSQLGEAALARRLTLVLDIGAGLQQPVRGDPLRLEQVLLNFTSNAIKFSEQGSVHLRARLVRDEQDTMLVRFEVSDAGIGMSSADMGELFQSFHQADPSTTRKYGGTGLGLVISKQLAELMGGEVGVESAPGQGSTFWFTAQLGKAPHFLPVETETASAQVLDCLHGAYILLVEDNVFSQQVGQELLEQVHASVVVAGNGKEAIDLMLRHRFDCVLMDVQMPVMDGFEATRIIRSDPRLKSAVVIAMTANAGIDDQARCLAAGMDEFVTKPISPRLLFEVIAKWLCTRPVRGGRRHPPPALHTVVGTGSTELIDMAALALTFGGNPAKMRKYALLFLESAQHAMQDMQASLARGDYGRLAELGHRIKSSARAVGAVGFANLCEALETQASQPDAEQAAALVQRLGVLLTLLAGHIEREVILPQV; from the coding sequence TTGGCCCGTAACTGGCCGGCCCTGGGCCGCCTGTTGCTCAAGGGGGCGGGCCTGCCCTTGTCGCTGCTGATCGCCATGTCGCTGTATGTCGCAGCGGAGCGGGCAGTCAGCACCGACGCGCGCCTGCAGTTTGACGTCATCACCCGCAGCGCGCAGGCCAGCCTGAACATGCGCATCCACGCCCATGCCGATGTGCTGCGCGGCCTGGCGGCCACTTTTCAGACCCACGATGCGCCTCTCACGCGGGACCAGTTCCGCCGCTACGTTGCAGCGCTGGATATGCAAAAAAACTTTCCTGCAATCGAGGTGGTGACATTTGCCAGTTACGTGCCGCATGCGCAGCGCGCGGCATTCGTGGCGGCGGTACGCGCCGATGACAGCCTGGTCCCGGGGGGCTACCCGGCCTTCGACATCACCCCGCCCGGCGTGCGCGATGCCTATACAGTCATTGACTTTGTCGAGCCGCCCGATGCGCAGGTGGCGCGCATGGGGCGCGACCTCGGGGCCGACCCGCGCCGTGCCGGCATCCTGGCCGCCGTGCGCGACAGTGGCCGGCTCAGTTCCTCTGGCCTGCCGATTGTCCATACCCTGCCTGATCCGCATGTTGTTGTGGGCATCCGCCTCCCCGTCTACCGCAGCGGGGCCGCGTACCACACGGTGGCCGAGCGCCGCGCCGCCTACCTGGGGTCGGTGGGCATCGGCCTGTCGGTGCCGGTGCTGGTCCAGGGCGCGCTCGACGAATTTGTCATGCATGGGACCCAGGTGGCAGTGTATGCCGATGGCGAGGCCGAGCGTGCAAAACGCGCGCTGCAGATCGGGCCGGCTGACCGCTTGCTGGCAGGCGCGGGCGGCGTACTGCAGGCGCTGCCGGCATTGCCCCCGGGCGGAGGGGGCTATCTGGAAACGGTGCTGCCCGTCGACTTCCATGGCAAGCCGTGGAAAGTCCAGTTCCGCATTCCGCGCGACAACCTGGTTCAGGGCCTGGACCGCTACTTTCCCCTGGTCGCGCTCCTTGCCGGCTTTACGGTCAGCATGCTGTTTTCTGCTTTTATTACGACGCTGTTCCGCTCGCGCCGGGCGGCGGTCGAGCAGCGGGTGCTGCTCGATTCCGTGCTCGACAGTGTGGACGCCCATGTGTACATGAAGGACCGCGAGCGGCGTTACCTGTATGTCAATGCGCGCACGGCGCGGGCCATGGGGATTCCGGCGGAAAACATCATTGGCAAGCTTGACCGCGACGTGCTGCCGCCGGCCAAGGCCGATGCCTACTGGGAGCAGGACAAGCAGATTTTCGCCGATGGCCAGCCCCATCCGGGCCAGCTGGTCGAATACACGCAGCCCGACGGCGATGTGCGCATGCTTTGGACCGTGAAAGTACCCATCGTGCACGATGGCAAGGTCAATGCCGTGATCGGCCTGTCCACCGATGTGACGGAACTGCACACGCTCAAGGCCCAGGCCGACGCTGCCAGCCGCGCCAAGAGCAATTTCCTGTCCAATATGAGCCATGAAATCCGTACGCCCATGAACAGCATCATCGGCATGTCGCACCTGGCGCTCAAATCGGTCACCCATCCCAAGCAGCGCGACTACCTGGAGAAAATCTATCACTCCAGCCAGCACCTGCTGGGCATCATCAACGACATTCTCGACTTTTCCAAGATCGAGGCCGGTAAGCTTGAGCTGGAAATGCTCGATTTCGGGATTGACACGCTGATGCAAAACGTCGTCAGCCAGCTGGGCGAAGCAGCGCTGGCGCGGCGGCTCACCCTGGTGCTTGACATTGGCGCCGGCCTGCAGCAGCCGGTACGGGGCGATCCCTTGCGCCTGGAACAGGTGCTGCTCAACTTTACCAGCAATGCCATCAAGTTTTCCGAGCAGGGCAGCGTCCACCTGCGCGCGCGCCTGGTGCGCGACGAGCAAGACACCATGCTGGTGCGCTTCGAGGTCAGCGACGCCGGGATCGGCATGAGCAGCGCCGACATGGGCGAATTGTTCCAGTCCTTCCACCAGGCCGATCCCTCGACCACGCGCAAGTATGGCGGCACCGGACTGGGGCTTGTCATCAGCAAGCAGCTGGCCGAGCTGATGGGCGGTGAAGTGGGCGTGGAAAGTGCGCCGGGGCAGGGCAGCACCTTCTGGTTTACGGCGCAGCTGGGCAAGGCGCCCCACTTTCTGCCGGTGGAAACGGAAACGGCCAGCGCGCAAGTGCTCGACTGCCTGCATGGTGCCTACATCCTGCTGGTCGAAGACAATGTATTTAGCCAGCAGGTAGGCCAGGAATTGCTGGAGCAGGTCCATGCCAGCGTGGTAGTGGCCGGCAATGGCAAGGAAGCCATCGACCTCATGCTGCGGCACCGCTTTGACTGCGTGCTCATGGATGTGCAAATGCCCGTCATGGATGGCTTTGAAGCCACGCGCATCATCCGTTCCGACCCGCGCCTGAAAAGTGCCGTGGTCATTGCCATGACCGCCAATGCCGGCATCGATGACCAGGCCCGCTGCCTGGCCGCCGGCATGGACGAGTTCGTGACAAAGCCCATTTCGCCGCGCCTGCTGTTCGAGGTCATTGCCAAGTGGCTGTGTACGCGCCCCGTGCGCGGCGGGCGGCGCCATCCGCCACCGGCCCTGCACACGGTCGTGGGCACCGGCAGCACCGAACTGATCGACATGGCCGCGCTGGCCCTGACTTTTGGCGGCAACCCGGCCAAGATGCGTAAATATGCCTTGCTGTTCCTCGAGTCGGCCCAGCACGCCATGCAGGACATGCAAGCTTCCCTGGCCCGCGGCGACTACGGCCGCCTGGCCGAACTGGGCCACCGCATCAAATCGTCGGCCAGGGCCGTGGGGGCGGTGGGTTTTGCCAACCTGTGCGAGGCGCTGGAAACCCAGGCCAGCCAGCCTGATGCGGAACAGGCTGCCGCCCTGGTACAGCGCCTTGGTGTCCTGCTGACCCTGCTCGCCGGGCACATTGAACGGGAAGTCATCTTGCCGCAGGTATAA
- the recC gene encoding exodeoxyribonuclease V subunit gamma has translation MSPPVAPGLLILHGNQMEQLRAAVFGWLRNNPLGPLETETILVQSNGVAEWLKIALAQELGVCAATRVALPARFLWEAYRGMLGRERVPSRAPYDKGPLTWRLMRLLPTLLGQPVFAPLRHFLRDGDPERRLQLAERLADLFDQYQVYRADWLQDWAAGRDVLRTARAEALPLAPDQRWQGALWRAVNASLPPHERDSGRATIHQQFVDESATRTPAARLPRRVVLFGMSTLPYQTLQAVAALAHHTQVLLAVPNPCQFYWGDIIEGRELLRAAHKRHRQRSGIDLSTVALEDLHAHSHPLLASWGRQGRDFIRMLDEFDTASGERAGQMRIDLFSEGEGDSLLEQVQAAVRDMLPLREHPRHAPAGGDRSIQFHLTHSVQREVEVLHDQLLSWFAADPSLRPRDVVVMVPDIDTFSAAIHAVFDQHKRSDPRFIPFEIGDVKDRSVNPLLVALEWLLRLPEQRCRQSEIRDLLDVPALARRFGLGDEDLATLGHWIEGASVRWGLDQQHRDGLGLGSAGEQNAWIFGVRRMLLGYATGAGSSFQHIEPYAEVGGLDAALAGSLAQLIETLLAWRARLAGLHTPVQWGQHARDLLAAFFDPFEEADRLTLGQLDDALQGWLETCGDAGFDEAVRLAVLREAWLGALDEPTLNHQFVSGGVTFCTLMPMRAVPFRVVCLLGMNDGDFPRRARQADFDLLALPGMARPGDRSRRDDDRYLMLEAVLAARERLYVSWVGRSVRDNSEQPPSVLVSQLRDYLAAGWDLDLRAITTEHALQPFSRRYFEEGGMLTYAGEWRAAHGERQASDTALPPFEPEADVRLKLDELRRFLRQPATYFFRRRLGVTVADAGVVGEDEEPFGLSGLQRYTIEDRLLDDQGEPEPLDQVRATLALRAERLVREGVLPIGLMGQHWQRQLVDGLVAPRTAWLALCTRYAQPAPKLAVSLELGQFMLEDWIDKLRVGQAGTAWLMQMSSKALDKKARPRGDKLIACWLRQLASAAIGQPLTGYLVARDAVLTMAPLHPAQSRDQLAAIVRLWRSNLDAPLVVACKSALARLQGGDARTTYDGGFDPTGEAMPEGREWALSRLWPDFATLVGSGDWLANGEALYGPLAAWMRDAVQAEPHEKAGP, from the coding sequence ATGTCGCCACCCGTCGCACCAGGCTTGCTCATCCTCCACGGGAACCAGATGGAGCAGTTGCGTGCGGCCGTGTTTGGCTGGCTGCGCAACAATCCGCTCGGCCCCCTTGAAACCGAGACCATCCTGGTGCAGTCCAACGGCGTGGCCGAGTGGCTCAAGATCGCGCTGGCCCAGGAACTGGGGGTGTGCGCCGCCACCCGGGTGGCCTTGCCGGCCCGCTTTTTATGGGAAGCCTACCGCGGCATGCTGGGCCGCGAACGGGTGCCGAGCCGGGCGCCGTACGACAAGGGTCCGCTCACCTGGCGCCTCATGCGCCTGCTGCCCACGCTGCTTGGCCAGCCCGTATTTGCGCCACTGCGCCACTTCCTGCGCGACGGCGACCCGGAGCGCCGCCTGCAGCTGGCCGAACGCCTGGCCGACCTGTTCGACCAGTACCAGGTGTACCGCGCCGACTGGCTGCAAGACTGGGCGGCCGGACGCGACGTGCTGCGCACTGCGCGCGCCGAAGCGCTGCCACTGGCGCCCGACCAGCGCTGGCAGGGCGCCCTGTGGCGCGCGGTCAACGCCAGCCTGCCGCCGCACGAACGCGATTCCGGCCGCGCCACCATCCACCAGCAGTTCGTCGATGAGAGCGCAACGCGCACGCCGGCCGCCCGCCTGCCGCGCCGCGTGGTGCTGTTTGGCATGTCCACCCTGCCATACCAGACCCTGCAGGCTGTCGCGGCCCTTGCGCACCACACCCAGGTACTGCTGGCCGTGCCCAATCCCTGCCAGTTTTACTGGGGTGACATCATTGAAGGGCGCGAACTGCTGCGCGCCGCCCACAAGCGCCACCGGCAGCGCTCCGGCATCGACCTGTCTACCGTGGCGCTGGAAGACCTGCACGCGCACAGCCACCCGCTGCTGGCCAGCTGGGGACGCCAGGGGCGCGACTTCATCCGCATGCTCGACGAATTCGACACTGCTTCCGGCGAGCGGGCCGGCCAGATGCGCATTGACCTGTTCAGCGAAGGGGAGGGGGATTCTTTGCTGGAACAGGTGCAGGCGGCCGTGCGCGACATGCTGCCGCTGCGCGAGCACCCGCGCCATGCGCCCGCCGGCGGCGACCGCTCGATCCAGTTCCACCTCACCCACAGCGTGCAGCGCGAAGTGGAAGTGCTGCACGACCAGCTGCTGTCATGGTTTGCGGCCGACCCCTCGCTGCGCCCGCGCGACGTGGTGGTCATGGTGCCCGACATTGATACCTTTTCGGCCGCCATCCATGCGGTATTCGACCAGCACAAGCGCAGCGACCCGCGCTTCATCCCGTTCGAGATCGGCGACGTCAAGGACCGCAGCGTCAATCCCCTGCTGGTGGCGCTGGAGTGGCTGCTGCGGCTGCCCGAACAGCGCTGCCGCCAGAGCGAAATCCGCGACCTGCTCGACGTGCCGGCCCTGGCGCGCCGCTTCGGGCTCGGTGACGAGGACCTGGCCACGCTCGGCCACTGGATCGAGGGCGCCAGCGTGCGCTGGGGCCTGGACCAGCAGCATCGCGATGGCCTCGGACTGGGCTCCGCGGGCGAGCAGAATGCCTGGATCTTTGGCGTGCGCCGCATGCTGCTCGGCTACGCCACCGGCGCCGGGTCCAGCTTCCAGCACATCGAGCCCTACGCCGAAGTCGGTGGCCTCGATGCCGCCCTGGCGGGATCGCTGGCGCAGCTGATCGAAACACTGCTGGCCTGGCGCGCGCGCCTGGCCGGCCTTCACACCCCGGTGCAGTGGGGCCAGCATGCGCGCGACCTGCTGGCCGCGTTTTTCGACCCGTTCGAGGAAGCCGACCGCCTGACGCTGGGCCAGCTCGATGACGCCCTGCAGGGCTGGCTGGAAACCTGCGGCGACGCCGGCTTTGATGAAGCAGTCCGGCTGGCGGTCCTGCGCGAAGCGTGGCTGGGCGCGCTCGACGAGCCAACCCTGAACCACCAGTTTGTCTCCGGCGGCGTGACTTTCTGCACCCTGATGCCGATGCGCGCCGTGCCATTTCGCGTGGTGTGCCTGCTTGGCATGAACGACGGCGACTTTCCGCGCCGCGCGCGCCAGGCCGATTTCGACCTGCTGGCGCTGCCCGGCATGGCGCGCCCCGGCGACCGCTCGCGGCGCGACGATGACCGCTACCTGATGCTCGAAGCGGTGCTGGCCGCGCGCGAGCGCCTGTACGTAAGCTGGGTGGGGCGCAGCGTGCGCGACAACAGCGAGCAGCCACCGTCGGTGCTGGTGTCGCAGCTGCGCGACTACCTGGCGGCCGGCTGGGACCTGGACCTGCGCGCCATCACCACCGAACATGCGCTGCAGCCGTTCAGCCGCCGCTATTTCGAAGAGGGCGGCATGCTGACCTACGCCGGCGAATGGCGCGCCGCGCACGGCGAGCGCCAGGCCAGCGACACGGCTCTGCCGCCGTTCGAGCCGGAGGCCGACGTGCGCCTCAAGCTCGATGAGCTGCGCCGCTTCCTGCGCCAGCCCGCCACCTATTTTTTCCGGCGCCGCCTGGGCGTGACAGTTGCCGATGCCGGCGTGGTGGGCGAGGACGAAGAGCCGTTTGGCCTGAGCGGCCTGCAGCGCTACACCATCGAAGACCGCCTGCTTGATGACCAGGGCGAGCCGGAACCGCTGGACCAGGTGCGCGCCACGCTGGCCCTGCGCGCCGAACGCCTGGTGCGCGAAGGCGTGCTGCCCATTGGGCTGATGGGCCAGCACTGGCAGCGCCAGCTGGTCGATGGCCTGGTGGCGCCGCGCACTGCCTGGCTGGCATTGTGCACCCGCTACGCACAGCCGGCGCCCAAGTTGGCGGTCTCGCTGGAACTGGGCCAGTTCATGCTGGAAGACTGGATCGACAAGCTGCGCGTGGGCCAGGCCGGCACGGCCTGGCTGATGCAGATGTCATCGAAGGCGCTGGACAAGAAGGCAAGGCCGCGCGGCGACAAGCTGATTGCGTGCTGGCTGCGCCAGCTGGCCAGCGCGGCCATCGGCCAGCCCCTGACCGGTTACCTGGTGGCCCGCGATGCGGTCCTGACCATGGCCCCGCTCCACCCCGCCCAGTCGCGTGATCAGCTGGCCGCCATCGTCCGGCTGTGGCGCAGCAACCTCGATGCACCGCTGGTGGTGGCCTGCAAGAGTGCACTGGCGCGCCTGCAGGGAGGAGACGCCCGCACCACCTACGACGGCGGTTT